A region of the Candidatus Gastranaerophilales bacterium genome:
GCAAGGATGGCAAGATATCAGAATGTTTGACCCTTATACGGACAAAGATAAGAAAATTTTAAATAAAGCTTTGGTGGATTATCATAAACAATTTGTAGATATGCTGCTTGAATGTGGCGCTGACGGTATCAGAGCAGACGTTGCAAGAGCGAAACCCGCAGAGTTTTGGGATGAGATAATTTCTTACACAAGAAGCAAAAATCCTGAATTTGCATTCCTGGCAGAAACTTATACCTATGAAGACGCTTCGCCGATGTTAAACATGCCCCATGACAGACCTGAAGAGCTTCTGGCTGTGGGTTTTGATTCATATTACGGACAATATCACATCTTCCCGTTACGCCAAAAAGCGAGTTACCTTCACGATTATGTTGTAGAAAACCTTGATATGAGCCACAGATTGCCAAAAGGGAAGTCGTTAATAGGTTCATTTGCCACTCACGATGACAAAAGCCCTATATCAAACGGCGGAGTGCCTTATTGTAATCTGACAACAGGTTTACAGTTTACTTTGCCCATGACTAATCCTTATTTTGTTACAGGCTTTGAATCCGGTGATACATACATTTATCCTTACAAAGATAAACCCGCTCAAAAAAGCGCCACTGATTCTTTCCAATATATTGTCCACTCTCAAATGGTAGATATATTTAACCTTTCAAGAAAACCCGGCGGCGAACACCCTGAAATAGGTGATTTTATGGGCAGAATGGCTCAAATAAGAAAAGACCACGAAGATTTAATAGCTAAAGGTTCTTACATTCCTTTCAAAGATACCCAAAATAAAAATGATAAAATTATTGCTTATGCAAGACATAAAGACGGTAAAACCCTTTTGACAATTGCAAACAGAGATGTTAATGCAGTGCAAAAAGGTAAAATTACCATCCCCGGACTAAAAGCTTCACAACCTTTGGTAGATTTAACCCTTCCATACGGGCAGCCAAGCAGATACACG
Encoded here:
- a CDS encoding alpha-amylase family glycosyl hydrolase: MIVNSSSNKYSFKGSDFIANYAQNFITKPIPEVKQEQAPAANTALTGNDFIANYAQVLVNRTKPAVKTEQAQTPQIAWKNDLRSMFENNKVVMHALIPRTFNAKDKDGNHLIEDGEEQGTFYNAVERLDELKKYGVNTLHLLPINPPGTTGAFGTAGSLYAPKDYLQIDETLGGKEGFKYFVDECHKKGIRVMVDLPSCASLDLFNARPDLMAVDERGYAETPQGWQDIRMFDPYTDKDKKILNKALVDYHKQFVDMLLECGADGIRADVARAKPAEFWDEIISYTRSKNPEFAFLAETYTYEDASPMLNMPHDRPEELLAVGFDSYYGQYHIFPLRQKASYLHDYVVENLDMSHRLPKGKSLIGSFATHDDKSPISNGGVPYCNLTTGLQFTLPMTNPYFVTGFESGDTYIYPYKDKPAQKSATDSFQYIVHSQMVDIFNLSRKPGGEHPEIGDFMGRMAQIRKDHEDLIAKGSYIPFKDTQNKNDKIIAYARHKDGKTLLTIANRDVNAVQKGKITIPGLKASQPLVDLTLPYGQPSRYTALNNTVEVELGPARVHVFEIDTPDIEKKAKEVYKQNI